The following proteins are encoded in a genomic region of Thermodesulfobacteriota bacterium:
- a CDS encoding TetR/AcrR family transcriptional regulator, producing MSTKDKIMRAAKKLFCEKGYHATSLKDLAKEIGTTTSIIYYYFNSKEELLVRIYELELEESIDGLLKIAHSKIPTTKKMADIIKYCAKYNMEKQSWAKIFFEEESALPSNFQKLIQNKKRQYNKVFEDIYSDGVKEGVFKPTPNLRVIVNSILGMYIWAYKWYRPDRGDDPEKIAQQMADILLEGYTISKRKYLDQEQEVTSPGTEMETLSSPDRKIEEVLDKIQTLTSMTESLAEKLDVIRS from the coding sequence GTGTCTACAAAAGACAAAATTATGAGGGCGGCAAAAAAACTGTTTTGTGAAAAGGGATATCATGCCACCTCTCTCAAGGATCTGGCGAAAGAAATAGGGACAACTACAAGCATCATCTATTACTACTTCAACAGTAAAGAGGAACTTCTAGTACGGATATACGAGCTAGAACTCGAGGAGTCAATAGATGGTTTGTTGAAAATAGCCCACTCTAAGATACCTACAACTAAAAAAATGGCCGACATCATCAAATACTGTGCGAAATACAATATGGAAAAACAATCTTGGGCGAAGATATTTTTCGAAGAGGAATCTGCACTTCCAAGTAATTTTCAAAAATTGATACAGAATAAAAAACGACAATATAACAAAGTATTCGAGGATATATACTCTGACGGTGTAAAGGAAGGGGTATTTAAGCCAACACCAAACCTGAGGGTCATTGTGAATTCTATTCTTGGAATGTATATTTGGGCATATAAATGGTATAGGCCCGACAGGGGGGACGACCCTGAAAAGATTGCTCAACAGATGGCAGATATTTTATTAGAAGGCTACACGATCTCGAAAAGAAAATATCTGGATCAAGAACAAGAGGTCACTTCCCCTGGCACAGAAATGGAAACGTTATCTAGTCCTGATCGTAAAATTGAAGAAGTACTTGATAAAATTCAAACCCTTACCTCAATGACGGAATCGTTAGCTGAAAAATTAGATGTTATTCGCTCATAA
- a CDS encoding ABC transporter substrate-binding protein, whose product MNRRVFVAITLMGIIFFINSLISQAKDLRGVTDTTIKIGAILDQTGPIAGDTTVLVAESFRNYMRHINDKGGILGRKIQVIVEDDHYSIPAGIAAFKKLLFRDEIFALFGPANIGGARALFGQIEKLKVPNLSGAPDEAQVDPLKRHIFLPFNPYRDQFGAILDYIINDLKAKNINVTFVYFEGESGKVALRSVQKWAKFFNFSLNTEVLNLGALDATSQVLSIKKNKPTHILIHLTSYGAVALLRDLKKFDLNIPVYGSLFSCTEDTVRMGGSASKNYIGAHPYSSWYDEGKGVEEMRRITLKYKPGTEMPYRNKMYTVGWVIGAIFYEAINRTGRDLSSEGMVTALESIRDMDTGGLSGPISFSPTNHQGIHRTRLYRGDPESGKLVPITDWKKTPEIK is encoded by the coding sequence ATGAATAGAAGGGTCTTCGTGGCAATTACATTGATGGGAATTATTTTTTTCATTAACAGCTTAATCAGTCAGGCCAAAGATTTGAGGGGTGTTACGGATACAACGATAAAGATCGGGGCTATATTGGATCAAACAGGGCCTATTGCAGGGGATACAACAGTGCTGGTAGCCGAAAGCTTCAGAAATTACATGAGACATATCAACGATAAGGGCGGAATATTAGGAAGGAAAATACAGGTGATAGTTGAGGATGACCACTATTCCATTCCCGCGGGGATAGCTGCCTTTAAGAAGCTCCTCTTCAGAGATGAGATATTTGCCCTGTTTGGGCCTGCCAACATAGGGGGAGCAAGGGCACTCTTTGGACAGATAGAAAAACTGAAGGTTCCCAACTTGAGCGGAGCCCCTGATGAGGCTCAGGTGGATCCGTTAAAAAGGCATATATTTCTACCCTTCAATCCATACCGCGATCAGTTTGGAGCAATTTTAGATTATATTATAAATGATCTCAAAGCCAAAAATATCAATGTAACATTTGTATATTTCGAAGGAGAATCGGGCAAGGTAGCCCTTAGATCAGTCCAGAAATGGGCCAAATTTTTCAACTTTAGCCTCAACACAGAGGTACTAAACCTGGGCGCCCTTGATGCTACTTCCCAGGTGTTGAGCATCAAAAAGAATAAGCCAACCCATATCCTGATACACCTTACTTCTTATGGTGCTGTGGCATTACTCAGAGATTTAAAGAAATTTGATCTTAACATTCCCGTTTATGGAAGCCTTTTCTCATGTACAGAGGATACAGTAAGGATGGGAGGCAGTGCATCGAAGAATTATATAGGTGCTCATCCTTACTCTTCCTGGTACGATGAGGGAAAGGGTGTGGAAGAGATGAGAAGGATCACTCTCAAGTATAAACCTGGCACTGAGATGCCATATCGCAACAAGATGTATACCGTAGGCTGGGTCATAGGTGCCATTTTTTATGAAGCTATAAATAGGACTGGAAGAGATCTAAGTAGTGAAGGTATGGTAACTGCACTGGAAAGTATAAGAGATATGGATACAGGAGGGCTTTCCGGCCCGATCAGTTTTTCCCCTACCAACCATCAAGGGATACATCGTACAAGGCTTTACAGAGGCGATCCGGAAAGCGGGAAACTTGTCCCAATTACGGATTGGAAAAAGACCCCGGAAATAAAATGA
- a CDS encoding ABC transporter substrate-binding protein — MQKRGVILVIIATVIFSVALVSLPSYGGSSRGITDTTIKVGGIWDFTGPVSNIMTPVCDGTRTYIRHINDQGGINGRKIKYILEDDRYIIPAALAAFKKLVYRDEIFALLGPGSTGEAKTLMSKIMKEGLPTIPCAADKDLLDPYRRYIFGPIATYEHQTGVLLDWIVQKSKPRKPKIVCLVADVAAKAPFLDGIQKWAKFFDLDVPVVMTPVGNLDFTSEILIIKRENPDYVIPFLVIPAIGALIRDSKKLGLNCKVYATYSGTSEDVLNIAGKVADNFYGVHFFSSWYDDNPGMAELRKVTLHYHPGTEKPYRSKNFTIGWIIAKLFHEGLKRAGRDLDNEKLIDALETLRDFDTGGISGPITITPKSHEVVKYERIYNGDPATQKLIPISDWRDVPKIK, encoded by the coding sequence ATGCAAAAGAGAGGGGTAATTTTAGTGATAATAGCAACTGTAATCTTTTCAGTCGCTCTTGTCAGTCTCCCCAGCTATGGCGGGTCGTCAAGAGGAATTACTGACACTACAATTAAAGTGGGGGGGATCTGGGACTTTACAGGTCCAGTTTCAAACATCATGACTCCTGTATGTGATGGAACCAGAACCTATATCAGACATATCAATGATCAGGGTGGAATTAACGGGAGGAAGATTAAGTACATCCTGGAGGATGACCGTTATATCATACCTGCCGCTCTGGCAGCATTTAAGAAACTGGTATACAGAGACGAGATCTTTGCACTTTTAGGACCTGGTTCTACCGGTGAGGCGAAAACCTTGATGAGCAAAATAATGAAAGAGGGGCTTCCCACAATCCCTTGTGCTGCGGATAAAGATCTTCTTGATCCTTATCGGCGGTACATTTTTGGACCCATTGCTACATATGAGCATCAGACAGGGGTCCTCCTTGATTGGATTGTTCAGAAATCAAAACCCAGGAAGCCCAAGATAGTCTGTCTTGTTGCTGACGTAGCCGCTAAAGCCCCATTTTTAGACGGTATCCAGAAGTGGGCAAAGTTTTTTGACCTGGATGTTCCGGTTGTAATGACTCCGGTAGGCAATCTGGATTTTACTTCCGAGATATTGATTATAAAAAGGGAAAATCCGGATTATGTGATACCGTTTCTCGTTATCCCTGCTATCGGTGCTCTCATCAGGGACTCTAAGAAGCTAGGGCTTAATTGCAAGGTATATGCGACGTATTCAGGCACCAGTGAAGATGTTCTCAATATAGCAGGAAAGGTAGCTGATAATTTCTATGGGGTCCACTTCTTCAGCTCGTGGTATGATGACAACCCGGGAATGGCTGAGCTAAGAAAGGTAACGCTTCATTATCATCCTGGAACAGAGAAACCTTATAGGTCTAAAAATTTTACTATAGGGTGGATCATAGCCAAACTGTTTCACGAAGGGTTAAAGAGAGCAGGTAGAGACCTGGATAATGAGAAACTGATAGATGCATTAGAGACCTTAAGAGATTTTGATACTGGAGGCATATCCGGTCCGATTACCATTACCCCGAAAAGTCATGAAGTAGTGAAATACGAAAGGATCTACAATGGCGATCCAGCAACGCAGAAACTCATCCCGATTAGCGATTGGAGAGATGTGCCGAAAATCAAATAA
- a CDS encoding pyruvate formate lyase family protein, with protein sequence MNERIRTLQENVVIKAHRNVTRGMKKEEDDAPFRRELNVKLCLERARLLTESYKETEGEPMVTRRAKGLTKILEVMTLFIQPQELIVGNYASRPDCVTHYPDLQWRWIEKAVNNGYKDILSEGEKEELRTIHKYWKSRAVHGMERPLLPEDIQPYWSFNGTLYWAYNWAIATPNYEKVFRIGIKGIRKEVEDKLQKIKKEFSENTINGKEYVEKKTFLESVIITMNAFTRWALRYSELARNLAKVEEDAKRKDELESIGDICSWVSENPPRMLHDAIQLFWFIHLIVDYIEVPLVGSGIRFDTAFYPFYEKDVNKGIITREGAQELVECLWLKFLETGFLHPPIWSGGGGGGLGWQTLSIGGVNSDGEDVTNEMSYIVLDAIKSARSIQPALALRWHEKTPRELMLKAIDVISTGVAQPALFNDNAIIPRYLEAGIPLEEARGYSINNCMYPIIPGKNINYRTAAAGLIMLPKCLELALNRGRDMKTGQLISIETPDPSTFTSIEDIKDVVLQHYSFYCHKAFAICDVADALYEEYLPRPFLSALLDGCVERAEDLAKWSYLPWRTLQVLGGINVVDSLAAVKKFVFEEKKLSIAELIDILKSNWEGKEDVRMMFINEAPKFGNDDDSVDLIARDLLYRVTEETKKYKTYHGLPGCVDGSVASTPYAYSVATWATPDGRKAGDAFHDGTISPESGMDKKGPTAALKSISKVDPLKSWNHLYNQSFLPQFLKGDNANVFADYLNTWGELGIHHIQFNAVGKDEMLDAQVHPEKHSNLIVRVAGYSAYFIDLSKGLQDEIIKRTEQCF encoded by the coding sequence ATGAACGAGAGAATTCGAACCTTACAAGAGAATGTAGTGATAAAGGCCCACAGGAATGTTACTCGAGGCATGAAAAAGGAAGAGGATGATGCTCCTTTTCGACGAGAGCTGAATGTAAAGCTCTGCCTTGAACGAGCACGTTTGCTGACCGAGTCCTACAAGGAGACCGAAGGTGAACCCATGGTAACAAGGAGGGCAAAGGGTCTTACAAAGATTCTTGAAGTAATGACCCTTTTCATACAGCCCCAGGAGCTCATCGTGGGGAACTATGCAAGTAGGCCTGATTGTGTGACGCACTACCCTGATCTTCAGTGGAGGTGGATAGAAAAAGCAGTGAACAACGGATATAAAGATATTCTCAGCGAGGGTGAGAAGGAAGAGCTGCGAACGATACACAAGTACTGGAAGAGCAGGGCAGTACACGGCATGGAGCGACCCCTTCTTCCTGAGGACATCCAACCATACTGGTCATTTAATGGTACCTTGTACTGGGCATATAACTGGGCTATTGCTACACCCAATTACGAGAAGGTTTTTCGCATAGGCATAAAAGGCATAAGAAAAGAAGTTGAAGACAAGTTACAAAAGATAAAAAAAGAGTTTTCGGAGAATACTATAAATGGCAAAGAGTACGTTGAAAAAAAGACATTCCTGGAGTCCGTTATTATAACGATGAATGCTTTTACCAGGTGGGCTTTGAGGTATTCTGAGTTAGCGAGAAACCTCGCTAAGGTTGAAGAAGACGCGAAGAGAAAGGATGAACTGGAAAGTATTGGAGACATATGCAGTTGGGTATCTGAGAATCCGCCCAGGATGCTTCATGATGCAATACAGCTCTTCTGGTTTATTCATTTGATTGTTGACTATATTGAGGTACCCCTGGTAGGTTCTGGCATAAGATTTGATACGGCTTTCTATCCCTTTTATGAAAAAGATGTAAATAAAGGGATAATCACTCGAGAGGGTGCTCAGGAGTTAGTGGAGTGTCTGTGGCTTAAGTTCCTGGAGACAGGATTTCTCCATCCGCCCATATGGTCGGGTGGAGGCGGAGGCGGCCTTGGATGGCAGACTCTTTCCATAGGGGGTGTCAATTCCGATGGTGAGGACGTTACCAATGAGATGAGCTATATAGTTCTGGATGCAATAAAGTCTGCTCGCTCAATACAGCCTGCACTTGCTCTGAGATGGCATGAAAAAACACCGAGAGAGCTTATGCTCAAGGCAATTGATGTCATAAGTACGGGAGTCGCCCAGCCAGCACTATTTAACGACAATGCTATTATCCCCAGGTATCTGGAAGCGGGGATTCCCCTGGAAGAGGCTCGAGGCTATTCCATCAATAACTGCATGTATCCTATCATCCCTGGCAAAAACATCAATTACCGTACTGCCGCTGCGGGGCTCATAATGTTGCCTAAATGTCTTGAATTAGCCCTCAATAGAGGAAGGGATATGAAAACAGGGCAGCTGATAAGCATTGAGACTCCTGATCCTTCTACATTTACATCGATTGAGGATATAAAGGATGTCGTTTTACAACACTACAGTTTTTATTGCCATAAAGCTTTTGCGATCTGTGACGTTGCAGACGCCCTTTACGAGGAGTATCTACCACGTCCTTTTCTGTCCGCCCTCCTGGATGGTTGTGTAGAAAGGGCAGAGGATTTGGCGAAGTGGAGCTACTTACCATGGAGGACTTTGCAGGTCCTTGGGGGGATTAATGTAGTGGATTCGCTGGCAGCGGTTAAGAAGTTTGTTTTTGAGGAGAAGAAGTTGAGTATTGCAGAGTTGATTGATATTCTCAAGAGTAATTGGGAAGGTAAGGAAGATGTACGCATGATGTTTATCAATGAGGCTCCTAAGTTTGGGAATGACGATGATTCTGTTGATTTGATTGCCAGGGATCTGTTATACAGAGTAACCGAGGAAACGAAGAAGTACAAGACATATCATGGGCTTCCAGGTTGTGTAGATGGGAGTGTAGCTTCGACCCCTTATGCATATTCCGTAGCTACATGGGCTACACCTGATGGTAGGAAGGCGGGGGATGCCTTTCATGATGGGACTATATCCCCTGAGAGTGGAATGGACAAGAAGGGGCCAACGGCTGCACTGAAGTCGATTTCAAAGGTGGACCCTTTAAAATCATGGAACCATCTGTATAATCAGTCATTCCTGCCTCAGTTCTTAAAGGGAGATAATGCGAATGTCTTTGCTGATTATCTCAATACATGGGGGGAGTTAGGTATTCACCATATTCAATTTAATGCTGTTGGTAAGGATGAGATGCTGGATGCTCAAGTACATCCTGAGAAACATTCTAATTTGATAGTGAGAGTCGCTGGATATTCTGCCTACTTTATTGACCTCAGTAAGGGCCTACAGGATGAGATCATAAAGAGGACCGAACAGTGCTTTTAG
- a CDS encoding ferredoxin family protein, which yields MAKGSVIISKDFCMGCGYCVEFCNKKSLTISQENYTSQGFMLAEFTEPESCNACGLCVKMCPHFAIEVYKLT from the coding sequence ATGGCTAAGGGAAGTGTAATAATCAGTAAGGATTTCTGTATGGGTTGTGGATACTGCGTTGAGTTCTGTAATAAAAAATCTTTAACAATATCCCAGGAAAACTATACATCTCAAGGGTTCATGCTTGCTGAATTTACAGAACCAGAATCATGCAATGCCTGTGGTTTATGCGTTAAGATGTGTCCTCATTTTGCAATTGAAGTCTATAAGTTAACTTAA
- a CDS encoding 3-methyl-2-oxobutanoate dehydrogenase subunit beta: MEDIIFIDGNEAVGWGALAAGCDAFYGYPVTPQNNIGEWFAREFPKRGKVFAQTSSEVASINWLLGGATVGGRVITSTSGPGWPLMQETISHIVNCEVPCVIVLVQRGGPGQGTTRHGQMDYASATLGGGNGGYKNIVLAPYSAQEVHDLVQIAFHLADKYRNPVVVLSDGIIGTTMEPVELRSLEFEELPEKDWALRGRGKQKGKKRNLLSCGQGLMPTPRNPSYLALLNTLNDKFNKMEREEVLSESHNLDDAELVVVSYGYSARVSIEAMWLARAEDLKVGMIRPITVWPFPYDVIRSEYKKGKKFLVVEDSLGQMLVDVRMACDYETEIGLISCLDRHEEREGGVIFPEKVLQKIKMMLA, encoded by the coding sequence ATGGAAGATATTATTTTTATCGACGGTAACGAGGCGGTTGGATGGGGAGCTTTAGCAGCTGGCTGTGATGCCTTCTACGGTTATCCTGTTACGCCACAAAACAATATTGGAGAATGGTTTGCCAGGGAGTTTCCAAAAAGGGGTAAGGTATTTGCGCAGACATCCTCTGAGGTTGCATCAATTAACTGGCTTCTGGGTGGAGCAACGGTTGGAGGGAGGGTAATAACATCTACTTCGGGCCCTGGTTGGCCTTTAATGCAAGAGACGATATCTCACATTGTAAATTGTGAGGTCCCATGTGTGATCGTCCTGGTTCAAAGAGGTGGTCCGGGGCAGGGAACGACACGACATGGTCAAATGGATTATGCCAGTGCAACCTTAGGTGGTGGAAATGGTGGATACAAGAATATCGTTCTTGCACCATATTCCGCACAGGAAGTTCATGACTTAGTCCAGATCGCTTTTCATCTCGCAGACAAGTATCGTAATCCTGTAGTTGTTCTCAGTGATGGAATTATAGGTACTACCATGGAACCAGTCGAGCTGAGAAGTTTGGAGTTTGAAGAACTTCCTGAAAAGGATTGGGCACTAAGGGGTAGAGGAAAACAAAAGGGAAAGAAGAGAAATTTACTAAGCTGCGGACAAGGGTTAATGCCAACACCCAGAAACCCTAGTTATCTTGCCCTCTTAAATACCCTAAACGACAAGTTCAATAAAATGGAGAGAGAAGAAGTACTCTCCGAAAGCCATAATCTGGACGATGCAGAGCTGGTTGTGGTTTCCTATGGTTACTCTGCCAGAGTTTCCATAGAAGCAATGTGGCTGGCAAGAGCGGAAGATTTGAAAGTAGGCATGATACGCCCTATTACAGTATGGCCATTTCCTTATGATGTAATTAGATCAGAATATAAAAAAGGGAAAAAATTCCTGGTGGTTGAGGATTCCTTAGGTCAGATGCTTGTTGACGTAAGGATGGCGTGTGACTATGAAACAGAGATTGGTTTAATTAGCTGTCTGGACAGACATGAAGAGAGGGAGGGAGGGGTAATTTTCCCAGAGAAGGTCCTTCAAAAAATAAAAATGATGCTTGCTTAA
- a CDS encoding thiamine pyrophosphate-dependent enzyme — protein sequence MNQKKELVAGTPSLKVKLPLPLSFCQGCHHGSAVRVIWESLEELGIEDNTIFIGGVTCGSINAFITDVDALAPVAHGRAPDTASGMRRLVDEDTIIITYQGDGDAIAIGTESLVQAAGRSERITVFMVNNANYGTTGGQMAPTTIVGQKTTTTPLGRGKNQEGFPLSAAEIVAGIKGTAYSARGSLTSPANYTKTKKYVKKALQKQIDKVGFSFVEILSACPPNWGMPPTECLKWIDTELAKEFPLGEFKDVDSPG from the coding sequence ATGAACCAGAAAAAAGAGCTAGTTGCTGGTACACCCAGCTTAAAGGTAAAACTTCCTCTTCCTTTATCATTTTGTCAAGGCTGTCATCATGGTTCAGCCGTCCGTGTTATATGGGAATCATTGGAGGAATTAGGGATTGAAGACAATACAATATTCATAGGAGGAGTTACATGTGGGAGCATCAATGCATTCATCACCGATGTTGATGCCCTTGCACCTGTTGCACATGGAAGAGCACCTGATACTGCCAGCGGCATGCGTAGGTTAGTGGATGAGGATACTATAATCATTACCTACCAGGGAGACGGTGATGCTATAGCAATAGGAACAGAGAGCCTGGTTCAAGCAGCGGGAAGGTCAGAGAGAATCACCGTATTTATGGTAAATAATGCAAACTACGGAACTACTGGTGGTCAGATGGCACCTACTACAATCGTTGGCCAGAAAACTACCACCACACCCCTTGGAAGGGGAAAAAATCAGGAAGGCTTTCCGTTAAGTGCTGCAGAGATAGTTGCGGGAATAAAAGGCACTGCTTATTCTGCCAGAGGGTCACTAACCAGCCCAGCCAATTATACTAAAACCAAAAAATATGTAAAGAAAGCTCTTCAGAAACAGATTGATAAAGTGGGATTTTCTTTTGTGGAGATTTTATCCGCGTGCCCTCCTAATTGGGGCATGCCCCCAACAGAATGTTTAAAATGGATCGATACCGAGCTGGCAAAAGAGTTTCCTCTGGGTGAGTTTAAGGATGTAGATTCTCCTGGATAA
- a CDS encoding 2-oxoacid:acceptor oxidoreductase family protein, whose product MKEDSYDVIFAGVGGMGALTAGQLLAQAAAKHFRYATYYPNITSSRRNEPADCVVRFSDKMIYSQLTDKVETAVIMSDMQMHSFDMVVNQLLIDRIKDGGLLIQEEGASTGNVDGKDIRIVKVLGIETSLKINNPRGVNIVYLGVYVGATKVIPIELARMEVEKRFGTKKDVLTMNIRAFEEGVRIGGMAF is encoded by the coding sequence ATGAAAGAGGATAGCTATGATGTAATCTTTGCTGGGGTGGGAGGAATGGGTGCATTGACTGCCGGTCAGTTGCTGGCACAGGCAGCAGCAAAACATTTCAGATATGCTACCTATTATCCTAACATAACTTCCTCAAGGAGAAATGAACCAGCAGATTGCGTCGTAAGGTTTTCGGATAAGATGATATATTCACAACTAACCGATAAGGTTGAAACAGCAGTTATAATGAGCGATATGCAAATGCATTCCTTCGACATGGTAGTAAACCAGCTTTTGATTGATCGAATTAAAGATGGAGGTTTGCTTATTCAGGAAGAGGGAGCGTCCACTGGTAATGTTGATGGGAAGGATATTCGAATAGTGAAAGTACTAGGAATCGAGACCTCATTAAAAATTAACAACCCGCGTGGAGTCAATATTGTTTACCTGGGAGTCTATGTTGGGGCTACAAAGGTAATTCCAATTGAATTAGCTAGGATGGAAGTAGAAAAAAGATTTGGAACAAAAAAGGATGTGTTAACAATGAATATACGGGCTTTTGAAGAAGGAGTTAGAATAGGAGGAATGGCGTTTTGA
- a CDS encoding ABC transporter substrate-binding protein, producing the protein MKRKILAGNHLLAVIFLLVLSLTLLLGRSFANAEEVRGVSDDNVKLGIIADQTGGAATATVPLTKGARMYFRHINDMGGINGRKVEIILEDDRYTIPGSFAAFKKLLFRDRVLSILLCGGTGQTLALMQQIEKYKVPVLPWSLADKMTIPLRRYIFTITASYDDGLKIIIDYIMKDMKAGNPRISYVYPDVEFGKTGLETVEQYLPKYNLRLTSKIVLGIGAIEATSEVLNLDRQKIDYIIFNNGGTAAVAFLKTAKQYGLKSKVIGAFYAGTEDVLSGGRENAKDLIVISPFSYWYEDPPGMIELRKIAKNYELDPKQNNRSFIQGWITSMICAEGLRRAGRNLTPESLIQAYETFQNFGTGGLSQPVNYSKTDHKGGKAFKMYKTDVKKEVFIPITDFREPAFKD; encoded by the coding sequence ATGAAAAGAAAGATTCTTGCAGGGAATCATTTATTGGCAGTGATATTCCTTTTGGTACTATCCTTGACGTTGCTCCTAGGACGTTCTTTTGCTAATGCGGAAGAAGTGAGAGGGGTAAGCGATGATAACGTGAAGCTTGGTATTATTGCAGATCAAACAGGTGGTGCAGCCACTGCGACTGTCCCCTTGACAAAAGGGGCAAGGATGTACTTCAGACATATCAATGATATGGGTGGAATTAACGGTAGGAAGGTAGAGATTATTCTTGAGGATGATCGTTATACTATCCCTGGTTCATTTGCTGCTTTTAAAAAACTGCTCTTTAGAGACAGAGTTCTATCCATTCTTCTCTGCGGAGGAACAGGTCAGACATTGGCCCTTATGCAGCAGATTGAGAAATATAAGGTTCCTGTATTACCCTGGAGCCTTGCAGACAAAATGACAATACCATTAAGGAGATACATATTTACTATAACAGCAAGTTACGACGATGGCCTAAAGATCATTATAGATTATATCATGAAAGATATGAAGGCTGGAAATCCAAGGATAAGCTATGTTTATCCAGATGTTGAGTTTGGCAAAACCGGTTTGGAAACTGTTGAACAATACCTCCCCAAATACAATTTAAGATTAACAAGTAAAATCGTCCTTGGTATAGGTGCTATTGAAGCTACTTCAGAGGTGTTAAACCTGGATAGACAGAAGATAGACTATATAATCTTTAATAACGGGGGTACGGCCGCTGTTGCCTTTCTAAAAACCGCAAAGCAATATGGGTTGAAAAGCAAAGTCATTGGAGCTTTCTATGCCGGGACTGAGGATGTTCTGTCAGGTGGTCGTGAAAATGCTAAAGATCTTATTGTAATAAGCCCCTTCTCCTATTGGTATGAGGATCCTCCAGGAATGATTGAGCTGAGAAAAATTGCGAAGAACTACGAGCTAGACCCAAAACAAAATAACAGAAGCTTCATTCAAGGTTGGATAACCTCTATGATCTGCGCAGAGGGTTTGAGAAGAGCGGGGAGAAATTTAACCCCAGAATCTTTAATCCAAGCTTATGAAACCTTTCAAAACTTTGGCACGGGTGGGCTTTCGCAGCCTGTCAATTATAGTAAAACCGATCACAAGGGTGGAAAGGCTTTTAAAATGTACAAAACTGACGTTAAAAAAGAGGTTTTTATACCCATTACTGACTTTAGAGAACCTGCTTTTAAAGATTGA
- a CDS encoding ABC transporter substrate-binding protein encodes MKRLSIVFFGLVVICLLFLGVVRLGYTEGIRGVTNDTVRVGLSLDLTGPTSTVQRPILEAVKNFFSYVNDQGGINGRRVKLIAEDDRYSIPVDMAVFKKFVFRDEALGLILVLQEASINAILPQITKHKVPGVILSMNEGAVIPTKRYLFQPVASYRDQIKVLFDYIMKDLKAKNPRIAFIAPDNSYGKDGYAAAQESAKHYGLQIVDREFLSPGAIEAVSQVLLMKKANPDFVVSHNYVDNSIALLRDARKMKFSVPILGGAGSCSDDLVKIAGKAAENFIGGSPTVTWHTNTEGIKKMREVHKKYSPGTEDTPRTQIHILGWITAMVFAEGLRQAGANLTPDSFVDALETLKDFKTGDLSAPVTFGPDKHKGGESSMVFKADIEKERLVTLTGWRKPSF; translated from the coding sequence ATGAAAAGATTGTCGATCGTTTTCTTCGGACTGGTAGTGATCTGTCTTTTATTTCTAGGTGTAGTAAGATTGGGTTATACGGAAGGAATACGAGGGGTAACTAATGATACCGTAAGAGTCGGGCTTTCATTAGACCTGACTGGTCCTACGTCTACTGTCCAGCGACCTATACTTGAGGCAGTAAAGAACTTCTTTAGTTACGTGAATGACCAGGGTGGTATTAATGGGAGAAGGGTGAAATTAATAGCGGAAGATGACAGGTATTCAATACCCGTTGATATGGCGGTCTTTAAGAAGTTCGTCTTCAGGGATGAAGCCCTGGGTCTTATTCTGGTCTTGCAGGAGGCATCTATTAACGCGATTCTCCCGCAGATAACCAAGCATAAGGTTCCGGGTGTAATCCTTTCAATGAACGAAGGCGCCGTAATTCCGACGAAACGATATCTCTTTCAACCTGTAGCCAGTTATAGGGATCAGATCAAGGTTCTGTTTGATTATATAATGAAAGACCTGAAGGCAAAAAACCCAAGGATAGCATTTATTGCTCCTGATAATTCTTATGGTAAGGACGGGTACGCTGCGGCTCAAGAGAGCGCCAAACATTATGGTCTTCAGATAGTTGACAGGGAGTTTCTTTCTCCTGGGGCAATAGAAGCAGTATCCCAGGTCCTCCTTATGAAAAAGGCAAACCCGGACTTTGTTGTTTCCCATAACTATGTCGATAATTCTATTGCATTACTTCGCGATGCCAGAAAGATGAAATTTTCTGTACCCATTTTGGGAGGCGCCGGTTCGTGTAGTGATGACCTCGTTAAGATAGCTGGCAAGGCGGCAGAGAATTTTATTGGTGGTTCCCCAACAGTTACCTGGCATACCAATACAGAGGGTATAAAAAAGATGAGAGAAGTTCATAAGAAGTATTCTCCTGGAACAGAGGATACCCCCCGCACTCAGATCCATATACTCGGGTGGATTACTGCCATGGTCTTTGCAGAAGGTTTAAGGCAAGCCGGAGCAAACTTGACCCCGGATAGTTTTGTGGATGCCCTGGAAACCCTTAAAGACTTCAAGACCGGAGATCTATCTGCTCCCGTTACCTTTGGACCGGACAAACATAAGGGTGGAGAATCTTCAATGGTATTCAAGGCAGATATAGAAAAAGAAAGGCTTGTAACCCTCACGGGGTGGAGAAAACCAAGCTTTTGA